DNA from Evansella sp. LMS18:
TAAAATTCCTGCAGGCGTGGATACCGGCCAGCAAATCCGTGTAGCCGGCCAGGGCGAGCCAGGAGTTAACGGAGGCCCTCCAGGAGATTTATATGTGGTATTTAACGTGAAGCCACACGAATTCTTTAAGCGGGACGGCGACGATATACACTGTGAAATGCCGATTACCTTCGTACAGTCCGCACTTGGGGATGAAATAGAAGTGCCGACTCTGAACGGGAAAGTTAAGCTGAAGATTCCTGCGGGAACACAGACTGGCACCCACTTCAGGCTGCGAGGCAAAGGTGTCCCTAACGTACGCGGGATGGGACAGGGAGACCAGCATATCAAGGTGAAAATCATCACACCTAAAAAGCTTTCTGAAAAGCAAAAAGATCTGCTTCGTGAATTCGCTGAAATCAGCGGCACTGAAGCACCTGATGAGCAAAGTGAAAATTTCTTCGCAAAAGTAAAAAGAGCTTTTAAGAACTTCGGAGAATAGTATCTGAAACAAGAGAGGTTGGTTAATATGAAGTGGTCTGAAATCAGTATACACACCACCCAGGAAGCGGTGGAACCGGTCAGTAATGTTTTGCACGAGGCCGGAGCCAGCGGAGTGGTAATTGAAGATCCCCATGACCTAGTAAAAACCTGGGATACAACGTTTGGGGAAGTTTACCAGCTATCTCCGGATGATTATCCTGAAGAAGGGGTTATCGTAAAGGCCTATCTTCCGGTAAACAGCTTTCTTGGTGAGACTGTGGATGCCATTAAAGAAGCTATTAACCAACTTCTTTTGTATGATATTGATCTTGGGCATAATAAAGTGACAGTCAGTGAGGTTAATGAAGAAGAATGGGCTACCGCCTGGAAGAAATACTATAAACCTGTGAAAGTTTCTGGCCGGCTCACCATTACTCCTACATGGGAGGAGTATGAAAAGGTAAAAGAAGATGAGCTTATCATTGAACTTGACCCTGGGATGGCTTTTGGTACAGGCACCCATCCAACAACTGTTCTGTGTCTTCAGACGCTTGAAAGATACCTTACTGAAGGTGATTCCGTCATTGATGTAGGGACGGGTTCTGGTGTTCTGAGTATTGCTGCTGCCAAGCTTGGCGCATCAAAAGTTTTAGCGGCTGACCTGGATGAAGTGGCAGTGAATGCGGCAAGGATAAATGTAAAGCTGAACAAGGTTCAGGAGAAGGTTACAGTTGAACAGAAAAACCTGCTGGCAAATGTGGGGGAAACGCCTGATTTAATTGTGGCTAACATCCTTGCAGAAGTAATCGTAAGAATGACAGATGATGCGTTCGAGCTGTTAAAACCTGGTGGAATACTAATAACTTCCGGCATTATCGAAGGGAAGAAAGAAGAAGTGAAGCGATCCCTTGCTTCAAGCGGCCTTACACTTGAAGAAATTACGGAAATGGAAGACTGGGTTGCCATAGTTGCGAAAAAACCGGAGTAGGTGAGAGTATGCAGCGTTATTTTATCGATGAATCTGGATTTTTGGAAGACCATGTTGAAATCACAGGTGAAGATTCAAAGCATATACAGCGTGTGATGCGTATGGAGCCCGGGGACAGTATTATATGCTGTTCCGCCAGCCGGGGCTGTTTTATCTGTGAAATTACCAGCTTCGAGGGCGAAATGGCCAGTGCCAGAATAATAGCTGAAGAAAAAAAAGATACTGAGCTTCCTGTCAGCGTTACTATTGCTCACGGGCTTCCAAAAGGTGATAAATTAGAGCTCGTTATCCAGAAAGGGACTGAACTGGGGGCCTTTTCGTTTATCCCGTTTTCCGCTGAACGATCTGTCGTTAAGTGGGATAAGAAAAAGGGAGAAAAGAAACTGACCCGCTGGAATAAGATAGCCAAAGAAGCGGCTGAGCAGTCACACAGGCAGAAAATTCCCTTGGTGGAGGATGTTAAATCCCTTAAGGAACTGACGGATTTGTTTAAGAATTATACTTGTGTTTTAGCTGCTTATGAAGAAGCGGCTAAAAGCGATGAGAAAAGCAGCTTTCATTCCGAGCTGAAAAAACTGGGTCCTGGTGACAGTTTGTTGTTCATTGCCGGGCCTGAGGGTGGCTTTTCTGATCGTGAGATTGAAATTATGAAGCAACACGGAGCTGTGCCCTGCGGCCTTGGACCGAGAATCCTCCGAAGCGAAACAGCTCCACTATATGGCTTGTCAGCCATATCCTATCATTTTGAACTATCGGGGTGAATAAAATGCCAACAGTAGCATTTCATACATTAGGCTGTAAAGTTAACCATTATGAAACAGAAGCGATCTGGCAGCTGTTTCAGTCTGAGGGATACGAAAAAACGGAGTTTACCCAAACCTCTGACGTTTATGTTATAAATACGTGTACTGTAACGAATACAGGCGATAAAAAAAGCCGGCAGGTTATCAGGCGTGCTGTCAGAAAAAATCCTGATGCTGTAGTTTGTGTTACAGGCTGTTATGCCCAGACATCCCCTGCTGAAATTATGGCGATACCAGGGGTTGATATTG
Protein-coding regions in this window:
- the prmA gene encoding 50S ribosomal protein L11 methyltransferase — translated: MKWSEISIHTTQEAVEPVSNVLHEAGASGVVIEDPHDLVKTWDTTFGEVYQLSPDDYPEEGVIVKAYLPVNSFLGETVDAIKEAINQLLLYDIDLGHNKVTVSEVNEEEWATAWKKYYKPVKVSGRLTITPTWEEYEKVKEDELIIELDPGMAFGTGTHPTTVLCLQTLERYLTEGDSVIDVGTGSGVLSIAAAKLGASKVLAADLDEVAVNAARINVKLNKVQEKVTVEQKNLLANVGETPDLIVANILAEVIVRMTDDAFELLKPGGILITSGIIEGKKEEVKRSLASSGLTLEEITEMEDWVAIVAKKPE
- a CDS encoding 16S rRNA (uracil(1498)-N(3))-methyltransferase, with translation MQRYFIDESGFLEDHVEITGEDSKHIQRVMRMEPGDSIICCSASRGCFICEITSFEGEMASARIIAEEKKDTELPVSVTIAHGLPKGDKLELVIQKGTELGAFSFIPFSAERSVVKWDKKKGEKKLTRWNKIAKEAAEQSHRQKIPLVEDVKSLKELTDLFKNYTCVLAAYEEAAKSDEKSSFHSELKKLGPGDSLLFIAGPEGGFSDREIEIMKQHGAVPCGLGPRILRSETAPLYGLSAISYHFELSG